DNA sequence from the Alkaliphilus metalliredigens QYMF genome:
AAGTTAGAAAAACAAGGTTATTTCGATGGAAAATTTAAAAAGGAAATACCACTTATTCCTAGAAAAATAGCTGTGGTGACATCGCCCACCGGGGCAGCGGTTAGAGATATTATCTCTGTTATAAAGCGAAGATTTCCCCATGTGGAGATATATTTGTTTCCAGTATTAGTGCAAGGGGACCGAGCAGCACCGTCCATTGCAAGGGCAGTGGAGTTGTTGAATTTGTTTGGAGGAATTGACGTTGCTATCATTGGTAGGGGTGGGGGATCTATAGAAGAACTCTGGCCATTCAATGAGGAAACTGTGGCTGAAGCAATATTTTCCAGTCAAGTCCCAATTATCTCTGCAGTAGGCCATGAAACTGATTTTACCATTGCAGATTTTGTTGCGGATTTAAGAGCACCCACTCCTTCGGTTGCAGCTGAGCGAGTTGTACCAGATGTAAAAGAGGTAGTAGAAAGATTAAATACACTTAAAGATAGACTAAATAAAACCTTAGTAAAAAGCATTGACGCAAAACGAAATCAATTGGGTATTATAAAAAGCAATTATTACTTTAAAAATCCTCTAAATATGATATATGATCGACAACAACATTTGGATATTCTGATGAAGGACTTGACAAGAAACATAAATGTTAAGAATAGTCTTTACTCAAATAACGTACATAGATTAGGAGAACGACTAAACAGCGTAAGCCCACTTTCTGTTTTTTCAAGGGGATATGCCCTTGCAGAGAACAAAAAAGGAGAACGAATTAAGACCATTAGTAATGTGAAATTAAAAGAGAGTATTACTGTTCAGTTAATAGATGGACAATTGTCATGTGAAGTGACAAATATTTTAAAGGAGGATAAGTTGGTTGGCAAAAATCAAATTTGAAGAAGGTATTAAAAAATTAGAAGAAATTATTAATCAATTGGAGAACAAAGAACAAGGCTTAGATGATGCCCTTGAACTTTTTCAAGAAGGGGTACGATTGTATCGGATTTGTAACGAGAAACTAACAGAAGCTG
Encoded proteins:
- the xseB gene encoding exodeoxyribonuclease VII small subunit, giving the protein MAKIKFEEGIKKLEEIINQLENKEQGLDDALELFQEGVRLYRICNEKLTEAEEKISVMIEEGNQLVERPFEGGEE
- the xseA gene encoding exodeoxyribonuclease VII large subunit; protein product: MQIKALSVSEINHYIKRIMINDPILSNVYIKGEISNYKLHSSGHIYFTLKDEKSRVSSVMFKTNTEQLKFLPEEGMQVLCRGYISLYERGGLYQFYVDHMEAAGVGALYLAYQQLKEKLEKQGYFDGKFKKEIPLIPRKIAVVTSPTGAAVRDIISVIKRRFPHVEIYLFPVLVQGDRAAPSIARAVELLNLFGGIDVAIIGRGGGSIEELWPFNEETVAEAIFSSQVPIISAVGHETDFTIADFVADLRAPTPSVAAERVVPDVKEVVERLNTLKDRLNKTLVKSIDAKRNQLGIIKSNYYFKNPLNMIYDRQQHLDILMKDLTRNINVKNSLYSNNVHRLGERLNSVSPLSVFSRGYALAENKKGERIKTISNVKLKESITVQLIDGQLSCEVTNILKEDKLVGKNQI